Within Microbispora sp. ZYX-F-249, the genomic segment TCGGCACCGAGCCGTGGGCCTTCAGGGAGGTCAGCGGGTTGATCGCGGTCAGGGTCAGCGACCTGTCCACCGTGTAGCCGGTCTTGCCGGCGCTGAAGCCCACCGACGCCTTGACCGCCGCGCGGCTGACCGGTGTCGTGAACGAGCCGGGTGCGGTGATCTTCCACGTCTCGGTGGCCGACGCGCCGGCGGCGAGCCCGCGCTTCACCGGCTTGCCGATGCGTTCGGCCTGCCAGCCCTCGGGAACGGTGATCGAGACGGCCAGGCCGGCGGCCCGGCCGTCACTCACGTTCGCGATCGTGGCGGTGACGGTGGCCGAACCACCGGCGCTCACACCGGCCGGGTCGGCCGTCAGAGAGACACCGAGCGGGGGGCGCTGCGGGTCGGGTTCGCCGCGGTACTTCCCGGTGGGACCCGCCTCGTAGACGATCCGGGCGGCCTCGGCGGGAATGTTGCCGGCGCTGATGGTCACGTTGTCCCTGACGACGTTCCCGCGCTGGCCGTTCACCAGGCCGGTGATCGCGGGGTTGGTGGAGAAGTTGCCGATCAGCGTGAGGTCACCGGTGTGGTTGCCGTTCTGGTTGTTGGCGTGCGCCCACTGCGCGGCGGTGCCGACGAACACGTTGTGGCTCGCGCTCAGATACCGGGAACCCTCGTCGAAGTACAGACCGAGCTGTCCGCTGCTCTCGCAGTAGTTCTCGTCGATCGTGCTGCGGGGTATCGCCGACAGCGTGTAGATGCAGCCGGCGTCGAACATGGTCTGCACGACCTTGCGCACGTGGTTGCCCACCACGCGGACGTCGCTGAGAGTCGTCGGCGTGTCGTAGAGCGGCTGGAAGTCGTACAGCCCGCGGTTGATGTACTCCGGGCTGCCGCCCGGGTCGTTGGCACCCCAGCCGTAGCCGATGCCGATGCCGGTGTACGGCATGTCGGAGACGTAGTTGTGCTCGATGGCCAGCCGGGTGACGTAGCTGGCGAAGATCCCGTCCTGGTCCAGGTATTCGAGGGCGGTCGCGTAGACGCGGTTGTCACGCAGGAGGATGTCGCTGTTGACCATGCGGGGATCGGACGGGTGATGCGCGTCCGGGCGTATGCCGCCGACCACGATGCCGCCTCCGGCGCTCGCGGTGAACGTGCTCCCCACGACCGACACCTTGTGCGCGCCGAGTCCCACGCCGGTGGCGTGGGCGTTGGCGTCGTTGCCGATGCCGAGCCCGACGCTACCGAGGTTCACGAAGGTGCTGTCCACGAAGGCGATGTCCTCCGCGGCCGACACCTGCACCGCCGCGGCCGCCTGCGCCCAGTTGTTACGGGTCGCCTCGAATCCCTTGCAGCCGGAGGAGCACGAGGTGAACGCGTCCGGCGGCCGATGGGGCTGGACGCCGCTTATGAAGGCGCCGGTCTGCTGGTTCGCGTAGCCGTCGGAGGTGCCGGGGTGCAGCCAGGTGGTGCCGGTGAAGGTCAGGCCCTCGAACCGGAGGTTGCGGGCCGGTTCGTCGTAGGTGCCGCCGACCTGGACCAGCGACTCCAGCCGGGGCAGCTCGGCCCGCACCTGCGAGATGTCCTGCCCGGGGAGCGGTTTGTAGTACAGCGTTCCAGCGGTGGTATCCAGATACCACTCGCCGGGCTCATCCAGGAATTTCCTGGAATTGAGCAGGAAGAACTTCGGCGTCCGGAACGGCGCCTGGATGGCGTCGTACCCGTAGGTGTTGTTGTCCCAGGCCGGCTGCTGCATGACGACGGTGGAACCGGAGATGCTCTCCACCGGCGCGAACCGGTTGGTGAACGAGAGCATCGCCTGGAAGTCGATGCGCTTCTGGTCGGGAAGCGTGGCGAGATAGGCGAGATCGGGGTTCCTGATGGTGAAGCCGGTGGGAGTCAGGGTGATGTCGGACCGTGCCACGCTGATCCGTGCGCGCTGCGCGGGTTTTCCGTCCACGTAGAGCTGGCGGGTGTCGAACCCGGTGCCGACGTGGGCCTTGTAGACACCGGTGGCGGCGTCGTCGACCTCCCAGCCGGTGACGGGCGTGGCACCGCTCAGCACGGGCGTGGCCCCGCGCGCGGCCGTCCAGGTGACGGTGTGCCCGTTCCGGCCGGAGTCGGCGGCGTCGAAACGCAGCGGCGAGGTCAGCCGGTAGGTCCCGTCCAGGAGTTCGACCGTGACGTCGCGCTTCCCCTCGGCCGCCGCGACACGGGCCCGTCGTTGTGCCTCCCCGAGGGTGGCCAGCGGCCGGCCTCTGTTGCCCGGGCCGTTGTCGTCGGAGTTCTTGGCTCCGGCGGGCGCCACCACGATCCTGTCGGCGGCCCCGGCCGCTTCCGCCCGGGCGGCGCCCGGGCCGGCGAACATTCCGGCGGTGATGAGTACGGCGGCGGACGCCGCGGCCGTCGTTCTTCCTTGTGGTCGTCTTCGCGGCACAGGTGACGGACGCATGTTTCTTCCTTTCTTCCGGCACTGCGTGCGCGGGGACGGTCAGCGCCGGACGGTGTGAGGCACCTCGTCGTTCGGCCGCGTGCGAGGGGTGAGCTGGTGTGGCTGTGCGGGGTGACCGTGGTCGGCCACGGAAAGCAGCCGTCGCCCGGCCTGCTCCGGCCGGACGCCGGGGCCCTTCGCGGCGCTGGTGTCCGGACGGCCGGCGGCCCCCTTCATCGCGTGCTCGTCGATCGTGATGCCCAGCCCCGGCGAGTCACCGAGGATGAACGCGCCGTCCTCGACGTACAGATCGAGTGACATGCCGATCGGCGGATGCAGGTCCTGCAACTCGCTGGCCATGTGGTTGGGCACCGACGTCGCGGCGTGCAGCAGCCCGACCGGTGTGTTGCCGATCGGGCTGACCGGCAGGTCATGGGCGTGTGCCAGGGCGGCCACCCGGAGGAAGTGGGACACCCCCCAGACGGCGGCCGTCTGGACGATGTCGACCGCCCCCGCGGCCAGCAGCGGGCGGAACTGCTCGAGCCCGGTGAGGTTCTCCCCCGTGGCGACGGAGGCGCGGACGCCACGGCCGACGGCGGCCAGCCCTTCGGCGTCCCACCGCCGGACCGGCTCCTCGATCCAGGTGAGGTCCAGCGTGCGCTCGAGCTCGCAGACGTGCCTGACCGCCTGCTTGCGCGTCCAGGCCTCGTTCACGTCGAGCATCAGACCCGGCCGCGAACCGTGCCCGGCCTCGGTCAGGACATCCCGCACCAGGGTCAGGCGGTGCCGGTCGCGTTCGATGTCGAGCCCGCCCTTGATCTTGGCGGCGCGCAGGCCGTACCGGGCGTAGACCTGGTAGGCCGAGACGAGTTCGTCGTCGGTCAGGCCGATGTCCAGGCCCGAGGCGTAGGCGGGAACCCGCCTGTCGCGTCCGCCCAGCAGCCGCCAGAGCGGTTCGCCGGCCGCCTGCGCCTTGATGTCCCACAGAGCGGTGTCGAGCGCGCCGATCGTGCCGAACACGGCGCCCGCGTGCCCCGCCTTGAAGGTCTGCCGCAGCATGCGGTCGTAGAGCGCGGTGACGCCGCGCGGGTCCTCGCCCTCGATCGCGGCGAACACCGCGTCGATGTTCACGTGCGGCCCGAGGCCGACGCCGGTGATCCCCTCGTCGGTGTCCACCAACACGATCGGCACCGAGACGACCCCGTCGGCGAAGACGCCGTTGGCGTCGCCGACGGGACGGCCCCATTCCGAGACCGTCGTCGTGGTCCGATACCCCGTGATCCTCATGTCAGCCCTTCGTGGAACCTGCGGTGACGCCGTCGGCGATCCGCCGTTGCAGAAACAGATAGATCATCAGTACGGGTACCGCGGCGATCAGGACTCCCGAGGCGAAGGTGGGGATGTCGTCCGAGTACTGTCCGCGCAGCGAGTTGACCCCGATCATGAGCGTGCGATGCTCCGGCGACGGCATCATCAGCAGGGAGATGAGCACGTCGTTCCAGCAGAACAAGGTGTTGAGGATGCCGACGGACAGCAGGGCGGGAACGCCCAGCGGGAGCATAATCCGCCGGTACACCCCGTACACCGTGTTCCCGTCGATCCTGGCCGCGTCGACGATCTCCGCCGGGATGGTCCTGTAGTGGCTCGTCATCAGGAAGACGGTGAACGGGAGGAACTGTGCGACGTAGGCCAGGATGAGCCCCGGATACGTGTCCACGAGCCCGCTGTCGGCCATGATCCTGGTCAGCGGCACCATGATCACCTGGAAGGGGACGAACAGCCCCGCGAGACAGCCCAGGAAGATGACGGTCGAGCCGCGGAACCGCAGCCGGCTCAGCGCGAAGCCGGCCATCGACCCCAGCAGCAGCAGAAGGAGCACCGAGAAGGCCACCACGACGAACGAGTTGGCGAAGTACCGCGCCATCCCGGCGCCGGCCCACGCCTCGGCGATGTTGTCGAAGCGCGGGGATGCCGCCGGGGAGAACCGGTCGAGGACGTAGTCGCGGCGGGTCTTCATCGCGACGTTGGCGGTGAACACGAGCGGATAGATCGTCGCCAGCGCGAGAGCGGCCATCGGAACGGCGGCCGCCCACCTGGCCAGGCGCATGCCGGGCATCAGTCCTGCCTTCCCGAGCGGCGGAGCAGGCTGATCTGCAGGAGCCCCACCACGAGCATGACGACGAAGAGAACCGTCGACGCGGCCGAGGCGAGCGCCGGCCGGTTCATCTGCCCCTGCTCGTGCCAGATGTAGTACTCCGGCAGATAGGTCGACCCCTCCGGGCCCCCGCTGGTCATGACGAAGAGCAGGCCGAACATGGACGTCAGCATCCCGATCATCGTGGTCACGAAGACGAATTGGATGGTGCGCGTCAGGCTCGGGATGATCACGTGCCAGATGACGCGGCCGAGCGACGCGCCGTCCACCCGGGCGGCGTCCAGCAGCGACGCGTCCAGGGTGCTGAACCCGGCGAGGAACACCACCAGGGCCATCCCGAACGTCGCCCATACGTGCACGCCGACGACCGTGAACATCGCGACGTCCGGATCGCCGAGCCAGTCGACCGGGCCGGCGCCGATCGCCCCGAGAGCGGCGTTCACCGGGCCGTCGTACCCCAGCATGAGGTTGAAGATCGCACCGACGATCACCGGTGAGAGCACGGCCGGGAAGAAGTAGACGCTGCGATAGACCCGGTGACCCGGGACGCGCAGATAGATGAAGGTCGCGAGCAGGCCCGGAATCGCCACCGCCACGGGAAGCAGCAGCACCAGCAGCCCGACGTTGCGCAGCGAGGTGCGGAACAACGGGTCGGCGGCCAGCTCCAGGTAGTTGCCCAGGCCGACGGGGGTTCCGTTGAGCTCGCCGTCGCCCGTGAAGGAGAAGTTCACCCCCAGGACGAGCGGCCACAGCCGCAGCACCACAATGATCAGTACGGCCGGGGCCACCAGGACGTAGGGTGCGAGGCGCTCGGCACGCGCCCCGCGGGTGGGCCTCCGGGCGTTCCCGCGGCGCCCCCGCCGCTCCGTCGCCGCCGCGCCGGTGCGCCCGGAGCGGGCCGGGCGCACCGACGGCGGTGAATCTTTGACCGGCACGCGATCAGCCCGCCCGGTCGGAGGCGGCCAGCTGCTCCACGACCTCGTCCACCGTGGCCGACCCGCTCAGGAGCTGCTGGGACAGCCTTCCCATCAGGTCCAGGGTCTTGGAGGACAGCGCGACGTGCAGGGCGGGCTTGCCGGCCTTGATCTGCTGCACGATCGTGGCGACGGCCGGGCCGGCCTGGGAGACGTCGATGGTCGTGTCGGACGCGATCGCGCCGGCCTTGGCGTAGAACGCGGTCAACGCGCCGGTCGAGGTCAGGGAGCGCACCAGGTCGGCGGCCAGCTCCGGGTCCTTCGTCCACTTCGCCACCCCGTAGCCGATGCCGCCGTCGTACGGAAGGCTCGGAGTGGCCCCCTCGGAGTCGACCGGGGCCTGCATGACGCCGATCTTGTCGGGCGGCAGGAACTCGCCGAAGTCCTTCCAGTGCCCGACGTCGGACATCAGCCCGATGATGTGCGCGGCCTTGCCGGTCTCGAAGACCCTGAAGATGTCGGTGAACATCGCGGTGGAGTTGGCACCCTCGTTGTTCAGCCCCTTGTCCTGGGCCTCCTTCCACAGCTCGAAGATCCGCCGTACGTGCGGTGAGGACCAGTCGCGCTTCCCGGCGATCCAGTCGTCGTACTCCTGAGGCGTCAGGATGCCGGATCCGAGGCCCGACATCCAG encodes:
- a CDS encoding carbohydrate ABC transporter permease — protein: MAPAVLIIVVLRLWPLVLGVNFSFTGDGELNGTPVGLGNYLELAADPLFRTSLRNVGLLVLLLPVAVAIPGLLATFIYLRVPGHRVYRSVYFFPAVLSPVIVGAIFNLMLGYDGPVNAALGAIGAGPVDWLGDPDVAMFTVVGVHVWATFGMALVVFLAGFSTLDASLLDAARVDGASLGRVIWHVIIPSLTRTIQFVFVTTMIGMLTSMFGLLFVMTSGGPEGSTYLPEYYIWHEQGQMNRPALASAASTVLFVVMLVVGLLQISLLRRSGRQD
- a CDS encoding carbohydrate ABC transporter permease is translated as MPGMRLARWAAAVPMAALALATIYPLVFTANVAMKTRRDYVLDRFSPAASPRFDNIAEAWAGAGMARYFANSFVVVAFSVLLLLLLGSMAGFALSRLRFRGSTVIFLGCLAGLFVPFQVIMVPLTRIMADSGLVDTYPGLILAYVAQFLPFTVFLMTSHYRTIPAEIVDAARIDGNTVYGVYRRIMLPLGVPALLSVGILNTLFCWNDVLISLLMMPSPEHRTLMIGVNSLRGQYSDDIPTFASGVLIAAVPVLMIYLFLQRRIADGVTAGSTKG
- a CDS encoding mandelate racemase/muconate lactonizing enzyme family protein encodes the protein MRITGYRTTTTVSEWGRPVGDANGVFADGVVSVPIVLVDTDEGITGVGLGPHVNIDAVFAAIEGEDPRGVTALYDRMLRQTFKAGHAGAVFGTIGALDTALWDIKAQAAGEPLWRLLGGRDRRVPAYASGLDIGLTDDELVSAYQVYARYGLRAAKIKGGLDIERDRHRLTLVRDVLTEAGHGSRPGLMLDVNEAWTRKQAVRHVCELERTLDLTWIEEPVRRWDAEGLAAVGRGVRASVATGENLTGLEQFRPLLAAGAVDIVQTAAVWGVSHFLRVAALAHAHDLPVSPIGNTPVGLLHAATSVPNHMASELQDLHPPIGMSLDLYVEDGAFILGDSPGLGITIDEHAMKGAAGRPDTSAAKGPGVRPEQAGRRLLSVADHGHPAQPHQLTPRTRPNDEVPHTVRR
- a CDS encoding NEW3 domain-containing protein, whose protein sequence is MFAGPGAARAEAAGAADRIVVAPAGAKNSDDNGPGNRGRPLATLGEAQRRARVAAAEGKRDVTVELLDGTYRLTSPLRFDAADSGRNGHTVTWTAARGATPVLSGATPVTGWEVDDAATGVYKAHVGTGFDTRQLYVDGKPAQRARISVARSDITLTPTGFTIRNPDLAYLATLPDQKRIDFQAMLSFTNRFAPVESISGSTVVMQQPAWDNNTYGYDAIQAPFRTPKFFLLNSRKFLDEPGEWYLDTTAGTLYYKPLPGQDISQVRAELPRLESLVQVGGTYDEPARNLRFEGLTFTGTTWLHPGTSDGYANQQTGAFISGVQPHRPPDAFTSCSSGCKGFEATRNNWAQAAAAVQVSAAEDIAFVDSTFVNLGSVGLGIGNDANAHATGVGLGAHKVSVVGSTFTASAGGGIVVGGIRPDAHHPSDPRMVNSDILLRDNRVYATALEYLDQDGIFASYVTRLAIEHNYVSDMPYTGIGIGYGWGANDPGGSPEYINRGLYDFQPLYDTPTTLSDVRVVGNHVRKVVQTMFDAGCIYTLSAIPRSTIDENYCESSGQLGLYFDEGSRYLSASHNVFVGTAAQWAHANNQNGNHTGDLTLIGNFSTNPAITGLVNGQRGNVVRDNVTISAGNIPAEAARIVYEAGPTGKYRGEPDPQRPPLGVSLTADPAGVSAGGSATVTATIANVSDGRAAGLAVSITVPEGWQAERIGKPVKRGLAAGASATETWKITAPGSFTTPVSRAAVKASVGFSAGKTGYTVDRSLTLTAINPLTSLKAHGSVPSRFAEAGSEYAILTEGTDIWQDAAGRFDEYGVVYRDDAAGSTSTVTARVTQMDNTNAWAKAGVVLRNDVTGTGSSPGYAVMVVTPGNGVAFQWDSDGNGYLDSFSGVSGIRAPAWVRLVRSGDQVSGYYSTNGTAWTKVGPTATLPGIADRQDAGLIATSHAAGVTGQFGFADFGVS
- a CDS encoding ABC transporter substrate-binding protein, encoding MRQQRWWAVLMVAGLAVTGCGSAARTESPSSGKASQEQRKLVVWDWKSGEPAAATYIEKAKADFAGRHPGVTVEFVAQPFDQYYTLLGTAIQSGKGPDVMLFNGGGQIRDRADALLPLDQYVAADKSRLAGWDAFSKDGKIYAAPVTLQGHPIYYNKALYEKAGLDPAKPPATWDELLESCAAIKKATGATCFALGNKEGAGIQFWMSGLGSGILTPQEYDDWIAGKRDWSSPHVRRIFELWKEAQDKGLNNEGANSTAMFTDIFRVFETGKAAHIIGLMSDVGHWKDFGEFLPPDKIGVMQAPVDSEGATPSLPYDGGIGYGVAKWTKDPELAADLVRSLTSTGALTAFYAKAGAIASDTTIDVSQAGPAVATIVQQIKAGKPALHVALSSKTLDLMGRLSQQLLSGSATVDEVVEQLAASDRAG